ACACGAAGCGCCAGGTGCACTACGTGCAGAACGTCACCGACGTCGACGATCCGCTGCTGGAGCGGGCGGAGAAGACCGGCGACGACTGGACCGCGCTCGCCGAGCGCGAGACCGCCCTGTTCCGCGAGGACATGACGGCCCTGCGGATGCTGCCACCGCGCCACTACATAGGCGCCGTCGAGTCGATACCCGGGATCGTCCCGCTGGTGGAGCGGCTGCGCGACGCCGGCGCCGCCTACGAGCTGGACGGCGACATCTACTTCTCCGTCTCCTCCGACCCGCACTTCGGTGAGGTCTCCGGCCTGGACGCCGAGGCGATGCGGCTGCTGTCCGCCGAGCGCGGCGGCGACCCGGAGCGCGAGGGCAAGAAGAACCCGCTCGACCCGATGCTGTGGATGGCCGCCCGCGACGGCGAGCCGAGCTGGGACGGCGGCTCGCTGGGCCGCGGCCGGCCCGGCTGGCACATCGAGTGCGTCGCGATCGCCCTGGACCACCTCGGGATGGGCTTCGACGTGCAGGGCGGCGGCTCCGACCTCGCCTTCCCGCACCACGAGATGGGCGCCTCGCACGCCCAGGCGCTCACCGGCGAGCACCCGTTCGCCCAGGCGTACGTGCACGCCGGCATGGTGGCCCTGAACGGCGAGAAGATGTCCAAGTCGAAGGGCAACCTCGTCTTCGTCTCGAAGGTGCGGCGCGAGGGCACCGACCCGGCGGCGATCCGCCTGGCGCTGCTCGCGCACCACTACCGGGCGGACTGGGAGTGGACCGACGCGGTGCTGGAGGAGGCGGTGGCACGGCTGGCGCGCTGGCGCGCGGCGGTCTCCCGCCCCGACGGCCCGCCGGCCGAGGCCCTGCTGGAGGAGATCCGCGCGGCCCTCGCCGACGACCTGGACTCCCCGGCCGCGCTGGCCGCGGTGGACCGTTGGGCCGCGACGCAGGAGGCGGAGGGCGGCACCGACGAGGGCGCGCCCGGCCTCGTCTCGCGCACGGTCGACGCGCTGCTGGGCGTGGCGCTCTGACAGCCGGCGGCTGAGTTCGTCCCTCGGGGCGCCTTCGCGGGAGCGGGGGCGCCCCTCGTTCCGGCCCCGCGGTGGCGCACCGCGGGGCCGCGTGCGTTGCCGGGTTTCCCGCCGTGCGAACCGCCCGTCGCAGCGGCGGGCGGTTGCCTGCCGGGTGTGGTGCCGGTCCCGCGGACGTCGTCCTCGGAGCCGGCACCTGCCGGGAGAGCGCCCGCCGGCGGGGCGACGGAACGGACCTCGGTCAGTCCTCGTCGCGGCGGTCCCCGGAGTCCTCCGGGGACTCGGGGTCCGTTTCCGCCTCGTCCGTGGGGCGCGGCTCGCGCTGGTCCTTGGAGACCGGACGGGGCGGGCGGGTGCGGCCGCTGGTGGTGTCGCGGAGGTAGGAGCTGTCGCGGCCCTCGGTGAGCCCGCCCTCGGTAGCCACGCCCGGGCCGGCCTGCGGGTCGCGGCGGCGCAGGTAGCGCTCGAACTCGCGGGCGATGGCCTCGCCGGACGCCTCCGGGAGGTCCGCGGTGTCCCGCGCCTCCTCCAGGGACTGGACGTATTCGGCCACCTCGCTGTCCTCGGCGGCCAGCTGGTCGACGCCCAGCTGCCAGGCCCGCGCGTCCTCGCTCAGCTCGCCCAGCGGGATGCTGATGTCGAGGAGGTCCTCCAGGCGGTTGAGCAGCGCGAGGCTGGCCTTCGGGTTGGGCGGCTGGGAGACGTAGTGCGGCACCGCGGCCCACAGGCTCACCGCGGGGACCCCGGCGTGCGTGCAGGCTTCCTGGAGGATGCCGACGATGCCGGTGGGGCCTTCGTAGCGGGATTCCTCCAGGTCCAGGCGCCGGGCCAGGTCCGCGTCGGAGGTGACGCCGCTGACCGGGACGGGGCGGGTGTGCGGGGTGTCGCCGAGCAGGGAGCCCAGCACCACCAGCATCTCCACCCCCAACTCATGGGCGAAGCCCAGGATTTCGTTGCAGAACGAACGCCAGCGCATGCTGGGTTCGATCCCGCGGACCAGGACCAGGTCGCGCGCCCGGCCCTTGCCGTTCGCGTCGCCGACGCGGACCACGGAGAGCCGGGTCGTCGGCCAGGTGATCTTGCGTACGCCGCCGTCCAGGAAGACCGTGGGGCGGTTCACCTGGAAGTCGTAGTAGTCCTCGGCGTCCAGCGCGGCGAAGACCTCTCCCTTCCATTCCCGGTCCAGATGTGCGACCGCGGCGGAGGCGGCGTCGCCGGCGTCGTTCCAGCCTTCGAACGCGGCCACCATGACCGGGTCGATCAGCTCGGGCACCCCCTCGAGCTCGATCACCCAGCGCCTCCTTCCGACCGGTTCGGCCGTGTGGGGGCGGCCGCCGGCAGCAGTTCCATTGCGTGCGTCACCAGACTACGGCGTGTGCGGTGCCGGTCCGCAGCCCCTGTGCACGAATGAGATCCGATTCATCCGATCTGTGTCCGACTCCGATCACCTAACTTCCGTACGGGGTCTGGACGCCGTCTTGCACGCGGGTCTATACATCGGATGACCGGCAAAGGTCCGATGTTCTTCCGCAACATCTCAGGGGGCATGTGCATGTCCGTGACCGACACCGTCACCGGGATCGAGGTCCATGACGTCCGCTTCCCCACCTCGGAGCAGCTCGACGGCTCGGACGCCATGAACCCGGACCCCGACTACTCCGCCGCCTACGTCGTGCTGCACACCGACGGCGGGCCGCAGGGGCACGGCTTCTGCTTCACGATAGGGCGCGGCAACGATGTCATGGCCGCCGCGATCCGGTCGCTCGCGCCGTACGTCGTCGGCCGCCCCGCACCCGCCACCGCCGCGGACCTCGCCGCCCTGCACCGCGACCTCACCCACGACTCCCAGCTGCGCTGGCTCGGCCCCGAGAAGGGGGTGACGCAGATGGCGGCCGGAGCGGTGGTCAACGCCGCCTGGGACCTGGCCGCCGGCCGGGCGGGGCTGCCGGTGTGGGAGTTCCTGGCCGGAATGACACCCGAGGAACTGGTCTCGCTGGTCGACTTCCGGTATCTGACCGACGCGCTGACGCCCGCCGAGGCACTGGACCTGCTGCGGGCCGCCGAACCCGGCCGGGCCGAGCGCGCCGCCCGCCTCAGAGCCGAGGGCTACCCCGCGTACACCACCTCGCCGGGCTGGCTCGGCTACGACGACGGCAAGCTGGTGCGGCTGGCCAAACAGGCGGTGGCCGACGGGTTCGGACAGATCAAGCTCAAGGTGGGCGCCGACCTCGACGACGACCGGCGGCGGCTGCGGCTCGCCAGGGACGCCGTCGGGCCCGGCGTACGGATCGCCGTCGACGCCAACCAGCGCTGGGACGTGGCCGAGGCGGTCCGCTGGATGACCGCGCTGGCGCCGTACACCCCGCACTGGATCGAGGAGCCGACCAGCCCGGACGACGTGCTGGGGCACGCCGCGGTGCGCTCCGGGCAGCCGGTGAAGGTCGCCACCGGCGAACACGTCGCCAACCGCGTGGTGTTCAAGCAGCTGCTGCAGGCCGGGGCGGTGGACTTCGTACAGATCGACGCGGCGCGGGTGGCCGGGGTCAACGAGAACCTGGCGATCCTGCTGCTCGCCGCCAAGTACGGCGTCCCGGTGTGCCCGCACGCGGGCGGGGTGGGGCTGTGCGAGCTGGTGCAGCACCTGGCGATGTTCGACTACGTGGCGGTGTCCGGGAGTTGGGAGGACCGGGTCATCGAGTACGTCGACCATCTGCACGACCACTTCACCGAACCGGTCGTCGTCGAGCGCGGCCGCTACCGCGCCCCGGCAGCGCCCGGCTTCTCGGCGCGGATGAAGCCGGCGTCGATCGCCGCCCACCGCTTCCCCGACGGACCGGTGTGGCGCGCCCGCCGGCCCCCGCACGACCGGTCCCGGCAGCCGGGCGAACAGGAGGTCTCCGCATGAGCACCGGAGCACACGCCGGCCGGCCGCCGGCCGACTTCGCGGGGATGGCCGCCGTGGTCACCGGCGGCGGTTCCGGTATCGGGGCGGCCACCGCGGCCCTGCTGATGGCGCGCGGCGCGCGGGTGGCCGTGCTGGACCGCGACCCGGCCGGGGCGCCGGACGGGGCGGTCCGCGTCACCGCCGAGGTGACCTCGGACGCCGCCGTACGGGCCGCGGTCGAGCAGGCGGTGGCGGAGCTGGGCGCCCTGCACACCCTGGTCGGCAACGCGGGCATCGGCGCGATCGGCACCGTCGAGGACAACGACGACGCGGAGTGGGGCCGGGTCCTGGACGTCAACGTGCTGGGGCTGGTGCGCACCGCGCGGGCCGCGCTGCCGCATCTGCGCCGTACCGCCGCCGGCGCCCCGGGGACCGTCTCGATCACCCACACCTGCTCCATCGCCGCCACCGCCGGGCTGCCGCAGCGCGCCCTGTACAGCGCGAGCAAGGGCGCGGTGCTGTCGCTGACGCTGGCGATGGCCGCCGACCACCTCCGGGAGGGCATCCGCGTCAACTGCGTCAACCCGGGCACCGCGGACACCCCGTGGATCGGGCGGCTGCTGGAACGGGCCGACGACCCGGCCGCCGAGCGGGCCGCGCTGCACGCCCGCCAGCCGATGGGCCGGATGGTCACCGCTGACGAAGTGGCCGCCGCCATCGTCTCGTTGGCGTCGCCGGCCGCCTCCGGCATCACCGGTACCGCGCTCGCCGTCGACGGGGGGATGCAGGGGCTGCGGCTGCGGCCCGCGACCTGAACCGGCTCGTCCGTTTGCCCCCGCGACCTTTCCCCGTATCTCCCCCGGAGGAGGCGGGGCCGGGGATCCGCACACCACGACCGAGGGACCACCATGAGACTGCGTACCACCGGCGCGGCGGCCTGTGCCGCGGTGCTCGCCACCGCCGCGCTCGCCGGCTGCAATCGCGGCAGCGACGCCGCGGGCGGCCGGATCGGCATCGACATGCCCCGTACGGACACCGACTTCTGGAACTCCTACCAGCAGTACCTCGAAAAGGACCTGGACCACGGCGGTCCGGCCGCGCTGCCGCTGTCCAACTCGCAGAACGACATCGCCAAGGTCGTCTCCAACGTCCAGGCGCTGACCGACCAGGGCGCCAAGGCCATCGTGATGGCCCCGCAGGACACCGGGGCCATCGCCGCGGAGCTGCGGCGGCTGGCGGAGAAGAAGATCCCGGTGGTGAGCGTGGACACCCGGCCCGACGAGGGCAAGGTCTACATGGTGGTGCGGGCCGACAACCGCGCCTACGGGGAGAAGTCCTGCGAGTACCTCGGCCGGCGGCTCGGCGGCCGGGGCCGGGTCGCCGAACTCCAGGGCGACCTCAGCTCCATCAACGGGCGGGACCGGTCGGAGGCGTTCGCGTCCTGCATGCGGACGAAGTTCCCGAAGATCACCGTCCATGAGCTGGCCACCGACTGGAAGGGCGAGGTGGCCTCCGCCAAGCTGCAGAGCCTGCTCGCCCAGCACCCGGACCTCGACGGGATCTACCTGCAGGCCGGCGGCGCCTTCCTGCAGCCCACCCTCGCCCTCCTGGAGCAGAAGAAGCTCCTCAAGCCGGCCGGGTCCCCGGGGCACATCACCGTGATCTCCAACGACGGCATCCCCGACGAACTGGACGCCATCCGCGCCGGCCGGATCGACGCCACCCTCTCCCAACCCGCCGACCTCTACGCCAAGTACGCGCTGTACTACGCCAGGGCGGGGCTGGAGAAGAAGACCTTCCGGCCCGGACCCACCGACCACGGCTCCACCATCGTGAAGATCAAGAACGGGCTGGAGGACCAGCTGCCGGCGCCCCTGGTCACCAAGGCCAACGTCGACGACACGAAGCTGTGGGCCAATCAGCTGGAGAAGAAGAAGTAGTGGCCGGGCGGACCGACGGCCGGCCGGCGGCGGTGCGCGCCGAGGGCATCGTCAAGCGCTACGGCCCCACCGTCGCCCTCGAAGGCGCCGGGCTGACCGTACGGGCCGGGGAGGCGCACGCCCTGGTGGGCCGCAACGGCGCCGGCAAGTCGACCCTGGTGTCGGTGCTGACCGGCATGGAGCGCCCGGACGCCGGCCGGGTCACCTTCGGCGGCGAACCGGCGCCCGGCTGGGGCGACACCGCCGCCTGGCAGCGCCGGGTGGCGTGCGTCTACCAGAAGTCGATGACGGTGCCGGAGCTGACCGTCGCGGAGAACCTCTACCTGGGCCGCTTCCAGGGGGAGCGGGTCATCCGCTGGCGGGCGCTGCGCGAGCGGGCCGGGGAGCTGCTGGCCGGATACGGCGTCGACGCCGACCCGGCCGCCCGGATCAAGGATCTCGGCGTCGAGCAGCGGCAGTTCGTGGAGATCGCCCGGGCGCTGTCCTTCGGCGCCCGGCTGATCATCCTCGACGAGCCCACCGCCCGCCTGGACGCCGCGGGCATCGACCGGCTCTTCGCCAGGCTGCGCGCGCTGCGCGCCCGGGGCGTGGCCTTCCTGTTCATCTCGCACCACCTCCAGGAGGTCTACGAGCTGTGCGACACCGTCACCGTGTTCCGCGACGCCCGGCACGTGCTGACCGCGCCGGTCACGGAGCTGCCCGAGGACGCGCTGGTGGCGGCGATGACGGGGGAACAGGCCGGTGCCGCGCGGCGCAGCCGTACGGCGGCGCGCCCGCCGGGTGAGCCGGTGCTGCGGACCGAAGGGCTGGCGCTGGACGGGCACTTCGCGCCGCTGGACCTGACCGTGCGGGCCGGTGAGGTGGTCGGCCTCGCCGGCGCCACCGGCAGCGGCAACACCGCGATCGGTGAGGTGCTGGTGGGGCTGCGGGCGCCGGACCGCGGGCGGATCTCGGTGCGGGGGCGGCCGGTGCGTACGGGCAGCGTGCCGCACGCCCTGGAGGCGGGCATCGGCTACGTCCCCGAGGACCGGCACCGCGAGGGCCTCGTGCCGGGCCGCAGCGTGGCCGAGAACGCCACCCTGACCGTCGCCGACCAGTTGGGGCCGATGGGGACCGTACTGCCGTCCAGGACGCGGGAGTTCGCCCGGCGGATGATCGCGGCGCTGGACATCAAGGCGACCGGGCCCGGCCAGCCGGTGTCCGGGCTCTCCGGCGGCAACCAGCAGAAGGTGGTGATCGCCCGGGCGCTGGCCCGGGAGCCCGCCGTGCTGGTGGCCGTCCGGCCCACCAACGGGGTCGACGTCAAGTCCAAGGACGCGCTGCTGGGCGTCGTGCGGGACGTCGCGGACGGCGGCAGCGGGGCCGTGCTGGTCTCCGACGAGCTGGACGACCTGCGGGTCTGCGACCGGGTGCTGACGGTCTTCCACGGCCGGGTCACCGCCGCGTTCGGCGCCGGCTGGCGCGACCACGAGCTGGTCGCCGCCATGGAGGGCGTGGGCGGCGGCGACGGGTCCGGCGGCCCGCGCGCCCCGGCCGGCGCGGGCCGCCCCGCCGACCGGGACACCGAAGGAACGGAAGAAACGCAGGGAACGGAAGAAACGCAAGGAACGGAAGGGACCGCGTCATGACCGAGACCGCATCGCCACCGGCCGCGGGCGCGGTGGACCGGGCGCCGCGGCGCGGCCGGCCCCGGCTCGACCCGGCCCGCTGGCGGGACCTGTCCCTGGTGCCGGTGATTTTCGTCCTGGGCGTCATCGGCTTCATCGTCTCGCCCGCGTTCCTGACCCGGGACAACCTCATCGGTGTCGTCCAGCAGTCCACCGAGCTGGGCCTGCTGGTGCTCGGCGAGGCGCTGATCCTGATCAGCGGGCGGATGGACCTGTCGCTGGAGTCCACCATCGGGCTGGCGCCGGTGCTCGCGCTGTGGCTGGTGATGCCCGCGCACGGGGCCCGGTTCGCCGGGCTGGAGCTGTTCCCGCCCTGGACGGCGGTCCCGCTGTGCCTGGCCGTGGGTGCGGCGGTCGGCGCCGCGAACGGCTTCCTCATCCTCAAGCTGCGGGTCAACGGCTTCATCGCCACCCTCGGCATGCTCACCATGCTGCGCGGCCTCCAGGTGGGCATCTCCGAGGGGCAGTCGATCGGCGACGTCCCCGCGTCCTTCGCCTACCTGGGCAAGGCCGACTGGCTCGGTGTCCCCGCGGCCGTGTGGATCTGCCTCGCCCTCTTCGCGCTGGGCGGCGCGGCGCTGGGCTACCTGCGGCACGGGCGGGCGCTCTACGCGATCGGCGGCAACCCGGAGGCGGCCCGCGCGGCCGGCATCCGGGTGGACCGGATCACCTGGATCGTGCTGGCCGTCGGCGGGCTGCTCGCCGCCTTCGCGGGGATCCTCTACACCGGCCACTACGGCGCGGTGTCCGCGAGCCAGGGCAACGGCTGGATCTTCCAGGTCTTCGCCGCCGCGGTGATCGGCGGCATCAGCCTCAAGGGCGGCCGCGGCACCCTCTTCGGTGCCCTGACCGGGGTGCTGACGCTCCAGCTGGTGATCAATGTGATGACGCTGGGCGGGGTGCCGCCGCTGTGGACGCAGTTCCTCAACGGCATGATCATCATCATCGCGCTGGTCATCTCCCGCTTCACCAGCGGCGAGAAGCAGGACTGAGGGGGCCGTCGTCATGCGCTTTCCGCCGCAGGGGCCGCGGGAACTGGGCCGCACCGGCGTCACCGTTCCGCCGCTCGGCCTCGGCTGCGCACCGCTCGGCAACCTCTACCGCGCGGTGCCCGAGGACCGGGCGCAGGACGTTGTACGGGCCGCCCTGGCCGCCGGCGCCCACTACTTCGACACCGCGCCGCACTACGGCGTGGGCCTGTCCGAGGAGCGGCTCGGCCGGGCGCTGCGGGGCCGCGACCGGGCCGGCTACACCCTCTCCACCAAGGTGGGCCGCCGGCTGCGGCCGCTCGCGGCGGGAGAGGCCCCGGAGGGTCAGGGCTTCGTCGCCACCCCCGCCCGCGCCCGGGTGCGCGACTTCTCCCGCGACGGCATCCGCGCCACGCTGGAGGCGTCCCTGGAACGGCTCGGGGTGGATGCCGTCGACATCGTCTATCTGCACGACGTCGAGGACCATCTGCGCGAGGTGTACGAGACCGGCTTCCCGGCCCTGGCGGAGCTGCGCGCGCAGAAGGTCGTGCGCGCCATCGGCTTCGGCATGAACGACAGCGGGGTGCTGGCCCGGCTGGTCGCCGACCTCGATGTGGACGTGGTGCTCTGCGCCGGCCGCTGGACCCTGCTGGAGCGCACCGCCCACGACGATCTGTTGCCGGTGTGCGAGCGGCGCGGCAGCTCGGTCGTCGTCGGCGGTGTCTACAACTCCGGTCTGCTGGCCGACCCGTCGCCCGGCGCCCCGTACGACTACGCGCCCGCGCCGCCCGGGCCGCTCGCCCGGGCGCGGCGCCTCGCGGCGGTGTGCGAGGAGTTCGGTGTGCCCCTGAAGGCGGCGGCGCTGCGCTTCCCGTTCGGGCACCCGGCCGTGGCCGCGGCCGTGGTGGGCGCGGCCACGCCCGAGGAGATGGCCGAGAACGCCGCCCTGTTCCACCATCCGGTGCCCGACGCGCTGTGGCACGCCCTCGTCGACCGCGGCCTCCTCGACGCCGGGCTGCCGCTGCCCCTGAACGACTGAGCCGGGAGCGCCCGATGCGTATCGACGCCCATCACCACCTGTGGGACCCGGCGCGGCGTGCGCAGCCGTGGATGGACGGGCCCTGGGCCGATCCGATCCGCCGCCGGTACACCCAGGCCGACCTCGTCCCGCACCTGACCGCGCACGGCATCGACGCCACGGTCCTCGTCCAGTCGGTGTCGTCGTACGAGGACACCGCCGAACTGCTCGCCGTCGCGGCGGGGGAGGGGCCGGTGGCCGGTGTCGTCGGCTGGGCCGACCTGACCGATCCGGCGCTCGCCGAGGTCCTCGCGGCGCTGCCCGCCGGGCTGGCCGGCGTCCGGCACCAGGTGCAGGACGAGCCGGACCCCGCCTGGCTCACCCGGCCCGACGTGCTGCGCGGCCTCGGTGCGCTGGCCGGCGCCGGGCTGGTCTACGACCTGCTCGTCACCCCGCGCGAACTGCCCGCCGCGCAGGCCGCCGCGCGGGCCCTGCCGCAGCTGGCGTTCGTCGTGGACCACGCCGCGAAACCGGCGGTGGCGACGGGCGGCCGGCAGCCCTGGGCCGACGGGCTCACCGCGCTCGCCCGGCTGCCGAACGTCAGCTGCAAACTCTCCGGGCTGGTCACCGAGGCCGACTGGGACACCTGGCGGCCGCAGCAGCTCCTGCCGTACGCCCGGCACGTGCTGGACGTCTTCGGCCCGGACCGGGTGATGTTCGGCTCCGACTGGCCGGTGTGCACCCTGGCCGCCGGCTACGACGAGGTCGTCGCGGTGGCGGAGGCCGCCACCGGCGGGCTGACCGCGGCGGAGCGCGCGGCGGTCTTCGGGGGCACCGCGCGGCGGGTGTACGGCCTCGGCGAGCGGTAGGCGGCGTCCTCCGGGCCGCCCCGGGTCCGCCGGAGGGAGCGCAACGGCCGCCGCGGGCCGCCGGGTTCCCGTCCGGATTCCGCCAGCTCCGGGGCCCGCCGCGGCCGAGGATCGAGTCGTACCGCGGGCGGCCGCGGTGCTCGTCCCCAGCGGACGACCGACCGAGGTGAAGGTGACGACGATGACCGCGACGGTGATGGCCCCGATGACGGCGGCGGTGCGGGGTGAGGGCGGCGACCGGCCGCTGGCCGGCAAGGTGGCGCTGGTGACCGGCGGCAGCCGGGGGATCGGTGCGGCGATCGCGCTGCGGCTGGCCGCCGACGGCGCGGCGGTGGCGCTGACCTACCGGAGCCGCGCGGAGGCGGCCGAGCAGGTCGTCAAGGAGATCGAGGGGGCCGGCGGGAGCGCCTGGGCGGTACCGGCCGACAGCGGTGACGCGGAGGCGGTGTGGTCGTCGGTGGCGGGTGCCGTGGACCGGTTCGGGCGGCTGGACATCCTGGTCAACAACGCGGGCGTCGGTGTGCTCGGCCCGTTCGAGCAGCTCTCCCTGGAGGACATCGACCGGGTGCTGCGGACCAATGTGCGGGCGCCGTTCCTGGCGGCGCAGGCCGCGGCCGCCCATCTGACGGAGGGCGGGCGGATCATCTCCATCGGCAGCTGCATGGCCGAGCGGGTCGCCTTCCCCGGCGGCAGCCTCTACGCCACCAGCAAGGCCGCGCTCTCCGGTCTGACCCGGACCCTCGCCAGGGAGCTGGGCCCGCGCGGCATCACCGCCAATCTCGTGACGCCGGGCCCCATCGACACCGACATGAACCCGGCGGACGGCGAGAGCGCGCCGCTGCAGGCCGGGCTGACCGCCCTGGGGGCGTACGGCCGGGCCGCGGACGTCGCGGCGACCGTGGCCCATCTGGCGGGTGAGGGCGGCCGCTACATCACCGGCGCGTCCCTCGCGGTCGACGGCGGCTTCGCCATCTGACACGGCCGCCGTACGCGGTCCGGCGCGGTTGGGGGGCGGTCGGCCGCGGTCGTACCCGGCGGGCGTGCGGCCGGGGCCGGGTGCCCGGTGCCGCGTGCGGAGCCGGGGCCCCGCGCCGCACCGGGAACCCGGCCCCGCGCCGGCCGGTCACAGCGAGGAGCGCAGCCACTGCTCCACGCTGGCGATGTGCACCGTCGCCCAGGCCCGTGCCGCCTCCGCGTCGCGGTCGCGCAGCGCGCCGAGGATCGCCCGGTGCTCGGTGAGGGTGCGCCGGACCGCGTCCTTCTGTGTCAGTCCGCGCCAGATCCGGGCCCGGGTCGTCGGGCCGGACAGCCCGTCCAGCAGCGAGCAGAGCACGGAGTTGCCCGATGCCGCGACGATGCCGCGGTGGAACTCCAGATCGCCGGCGACCAGGTCCTCCACCGACGGGTCCGGGCCCAGCGCGTCCAACTGGGCTTCCAGTGCGTCCAGTTCGCCGGGGCCGATCCGGCCGGCCGCCATCGCCGTGGCGGCCGGCTCCAGGATGCGGCGGACGGCGAGGAACTCCAGCACCGTGTCGTCGCGGTGGAAGTCCACCACGAAGCTCATGGCCTCCAGCAGGAGTTGCGGGTCCAGGCTGGTGACGTAGGTGCCGTCGCCCTGGCGCACGTCCAGGATGCGGATGAGGGAGAGCGCGCGCACCGCCTCGCGCAGCGAGTTGCGGGACAGGCCGAGGTCGGCCGCCAGCTCGCTCTCCTTGGGCAGCCGGTCGCCCGGCCGCAGCGCACCGGAGACGATCATGCCTTTGATCTTCTCGATGGCCTCGTCGGTGACCGCCATGCCGACCTCCCCGCTCCCGACTCGCCCGGACACCCCACAGACATCCGATGTCTGGGGCCATTATGTCCTGCCGGGCCGCCCCCAACCGCTCCGGTACGCCGCCCAGTCCTCCTCGGTGGCGGTGAAATCCACATACAGCGCCATACCGAACCGCGCGCGGCCCGGGTCCTGACGGGTCAGCCCCAGCCGTATGCCCCGCACCGCGGCCCGCACGGTCTCCGCCGAGGCGTGGTGGCCCATGTCGTCGGTGTGGAAGAAGGGCAGCCCCATCAGCAGATCGGTGTGCCGGCCGGTCGCCTCCAGCGCCAGCCGGGTCTGCTGCGCCACATACCCGCCGTAAAGGCTCTCGGCCGGCAGCCCGGTGTCGTACGACATCAGCGCGATCTGGTCGACCCGCCGCGCCACCTGCCCGAAGAACCGCTGGGAGAGCCACTTGCGGTGGCCGGTCAGCGCACCGCTGACCCGGTGCAGCCCGGGCAGCGGGTCGATCTGGTGGACCGCCACGGACAGCACGCCGCCCCGCCGGTGCACCGCGGGCCCGAGCCGGTCCAGCAGCCGGAGGTAGTCGGGGTTGTCGGAGTGCAGCGGCTCGATGTCCAGATGGACCCCGGCGAAACCGTCCGCCAGCACCTGACGGGCACT
The sequence above is a segment of the Streptomyces lydicus genome. Coding sequences within it:
- the mshC gene encoding cysteine--1-D-myo-inosityl 2-amino-2-deoxy-alpha-D-glucopyranoside ligase, coding for MHAWPASEVPALPGQGRDLRIHDTATGGRVTLAPGPVARIYVCGITPYDATHMGHAATYNAFDLVQRVWLDTKRQVHYVQNVTDVDDPLLERAEKTGDDWTALAERETALFREDMTALRMLPPRHYIGAVESIPGIVPLVERLRDAGAAYELDGDIYFSVSSDPHFGEVSGLDAEAMRLLSAERGGDPEREGKKNPLDPMLWMAARDGEPSWDGGSLGRGRPGWHIECVAIALDHLGMGFDVQGGGSDLAFPHHEMGASHAQALTGEHPFAQAYVHAGMVALNGEKMSKSKGNLVFVSKVRREGTDPAAIRLALLAHHYRADWEWTDAVLEEAVARLARWRAAVSRPDGPPAEALLEEIRAALADDLDSPAALAAVDRWAATQEAEGGTDEGAPGLVSRTVDALLGVAL
- a CDS encoding PAC2 family protein; translation: MIELEGVPELIDPVMVAAFEGWNDAGDAASAAVAHLDREWKGEVFAALDAEDYYDFQVNRPTVFLDGGVRKITWPTTRLSVVRVGDANGKGRARDLVLVRGIEPSMRWRSFCNEILGFAHELGVEMLVVLGSLLGDTPHTRPVPVSGVTSDADLARRLDLEESRYEGPTGIVGILQEACTHAGVPAVSLWAAVPHYVSQPPNPKASLALLNRLEDLLDISIPLGELSEDARAWQLGVDQLAAEDSEVAEYVQSLEEARDTADLPEASGEAIAREFERYLRRRDPQAGPGVATEGGLTEGRDSSYLRDTTSGRTRPPRPVSKDQREPRPTDEAETDPESPEDSGDRRDED
- a CDS encoding enolase C-terminal domain-like protein yields the protein MSVTDTVTGIEVHDVRFPTSEQLDGSDAMNPDPDYSAAYVVLHTDGGPQGHGFCFTIGRGNDVMAAAIRSLAPYVVGRPAPATAADLAALHRDLTHDSQLRWLGPEKGVTQMAAGAVVNAAWDLAAGRAGLPVWEFLAGMTPEELVSLVDFRYLTDALTPAEALDLLRAAEPGRAERAARLRAEGYPAYTTSPGWLGYDDGKLVRLAKQAVADGFGQIKLKVGADLDDDRRRLRLARDAVGPGVRIAVDANQRWDVAEAVRWMTALAPYTPHWIEEPTSPDDVLGHAAVRSGQPVKVATGEHVANRVVFKQLLQAGAVDFVQIDAARVAGVNENLAILLLAAKYGVPVCPHAGGVGLCELVQHLAMFDYVAVSGSWEDRVIEYVDHLHDHFTEPVVVERGRYRAPAAPGFSARMKPASIAAHRFPDGPVWRARRPPHDRSRQPGEQEVSA
- a CDS encoding SDR family NAD(P)-dependent oxidoreductase, with the protein product MSTGAHAGRPPADFAGMAAVVTGGGSGIGAATAALLMARGARVAVLDRDPAGAPDGAVRVTAEVTSDAAVRAAVEQAVAELGALHTLVGNAGIGAIGTVEDNDDAEWGRVLDVNVLGLVRTARAALPHLRRTAAGAPGTVSITHTCSIAATAGLPQRALYSASKGAVLSLTLAMAADHLREGIRVNCVNPGTADTPWIGRLLERADDPAAERAALHARQPMGRMVTADEVAAAIVSLASPAASGITGTALAVDGGMQGLRLRPAT
- a CDS encoding sugar ABC transporter substrate-binding protein, whose translation is MRLRTTGAAACAAVLATAALAGCNRGSDAAGGRIGIDMPRTDTDFWNSYQQYLEKDLDHGGPAALPLSNSQNDIAKVVSNVQALTDQGAKAIVMAPQDTGAIAAELRRLAEKKIPVVSVDTRPDEGKVYMVVRADNRAYGEKSCEYLGRRLGGRGRVAELQGDLSSINGRDRSEAFASCMRTKFPKITVHELATDWKGEVASAKLQSLLAQHPDLDGIYLQAGGAFLQPTLALLEQKKLLKPAGSPGHITVISNDGIPDELDAIRAGRIDATLSQPADLYAKYALYYARAGLEKKTFRPGPTDHGSTIVKIKNGLEDQLPAPLVTKANVDDTKLWANQLEKKK
- a CDS encoding sugar ABC transporter ATP-binding protein, which encodes MAGRTDGRPAAVRAEGIVKRYGPTVALEGAGLTVRAGEAHALVGRNGAGKSTLVSVLTGMERPDAGRVTFGGEPAPGWGDTAAWQRRVACVYQKSMTVPELTVAENLYLGRFQGERVIRWRALRERAGELLAGYGVDADPAARIKDLGVEQRQFVEIARALSFGARLIILDEPTARLDAAGIDRLFARLRALRARGVAFLFISHHLQEVYELCDTVTVFRDARHVLTAPVTELPEDALVAAMTGEQAGAARRSRTAARPPGEPVLRTEGLALDGHFAPLDLTVRAGEVVGLAGATGSGNTAIGEVLVGLRAPDRGRISVRGRPVRTGSVPHALEAGIGYVPEDRHREGLVPGRSVAENATLTVADQLGPMGTVLPSRTREFARRMIAALDIKATGPGQPVSGLSGGNQQKVVIARALAREPAVLVAVRPTNGVDVKSKDALLGVVRDVADGGSGAVLVSDELDDLRVCDRVLTVFHGRVTAAFGAGWRDHELVAAMEGVGGGDGSGGPRAPAGAGRPADRDTEGTEETQGTEETQGTEGTAS
- a CDS encoding ABC transporter permease, which gives rise to MTETASPPAAGAVDRAPRRGRPRLDPARWRDLSLVPVIFVLGVIGFIVSPAFLTRDNLIGVVQQSTELGLLVLGEALILISGRMDLSLESTIGLAPVLALWLVMPAHGARFAGLELFPPWTAVPLCLAVGAAVGAANGFLILKLRVNGFIATLGMLTMLRGLQVGISEGQSIGDVPASFAYLGKADWLGVPAAVWICLALFALGGAALGYLRHGRALYAIGGNPEAARAAGIRVDRITWIVLAVGGLLAAFAGILYTGHYGAVSASQGNGWIFQVFAAAVIGGISLKGGRGTLFGALTGVLTLQLVINVMTLGGVPPLWTQFLNGMIIIIALVISRFTSGEKQD